In the genome of bacterium, one region contains:
- a CDS encoding CopG family transcriptional regulator, producing the protein MKKASKKPKNAAEFDAYFENHDIADLLDTKTKRVNIDFPPPILRRVDLKARELGLTRQALIKYWIAERLNLIPERK; encoded by the coding sequence ATGAAAAAAGCCTCTAAGAAGCCCAAGAACGCCGCCGAGTTCGACGCCTATTTCGAGAATCACGATATCGCCGACTTGCTGGACACTAAGACCAAGAGGGTGAACATTGACTTTCCGCCTCCGATCCTTCGCCGTGTCGACCTCAAGGCGCGGGAATTGGGCCTCACTCGGCAAGCCTTGATCAAATACTGGATCGCCGAACGGCTCAATCTGATACCGGAGCGGAAATGA